One genomic segment of Candidatus Nealsonbacteria bacterium includes these proteins:
- the rpsS gene encoding 30S ribosomal protein S19, whose amino-acid sequence MTRSLKKGPQVDEKLLNKVRNFKPETSAIIKTWSRSCTIAPEMIGFTFGVHNGKEFISVKITEDMVGHKLGEFSPTTKFFKHGGKMQRELKTKATSTGLAGPENKK is encoded by the coding sequence ATGACACGCTCACTGAAAAAAGGTCCCCAAGTGGATGAAAAATTATTAAATAAGGTTAGAAATTTTAAACCCGAAACCAGTGCCATTATTAAGACCTGGTCCAGAAGTTGTACCATTGCGCCTGAGATGATTGGATTTACTTTTGGCGTTCACAACGGAAAAGAATTTATTTCAGTCAAAATAACCGAGGATATGGTTGGTCACAAATTAGGCGAATTTTCGCCAACAACAAAATTTTTCAAACATGGTGGAAAAATGCAAAGAGAATTGAAAACAAAAGCAACTTCTACCGGCTTGGCAGGTCCTGAAAATAAAAAATAA